The bacterium genome has a window encoding:
- a CDS encoding class I SAM-dependent methyltransferase — MKRCCPICSCLEKTILYKQNFNNKAISLIENYDVAVCKDCGFGYADNIPSQADFNNYYAVMSKYEFNYKDGIVSNDYIDHYTKIVNFLIPHIKDKNARILDIGCSTGGLLSIFKLNGYSNLSGIDPSPSCVRSAKELYDIEASVSDISNFNTSGKYDLIILSAVLEHLVDFNDSMQKIRALLKDNGLLFIEVPDAERFYLYISAPFQQFSIEHINYFSQYSLKKFLSNFSFKIIEIKQNESKINLTVEPDIFVLSEKINNGKNKAGRDSISEVNIKKYINQSSNIDLEIRGIINEKLLNKSKIIVWGVGTHTQRLIGSGLELSKILFFVDSNVRYIGKKLKGIEIKSPGDIQEENAPILISTFSYQQEIEHQIREVLKLKNEIIKIY, encoded by the coding sequence ATGAAAAGATGTTGCCCTATTTGTTCCTGTCTGGAGAAAACAATCCTTTATAAGCAGAATTTTAATAATAAAGCTATATCTTTAATAGAAAATTATGATGTTGCTGTATGCAAGGATTGTGGATTTGGGTATGCGGACAATATTCCTTCACAGGCTGATTTTAATAATTATTACGCAGTAATGTCTAAATATGAATTTAATTATAAGGATGGAATTGTTTCAAATGATTATATTGATCATTACACAAAAATTGTTAATTTTTTGATTCCACATATAAAAGACAAGAATGCAAGAATATTAGATATCGGGTGTTCAACAGGCGGGTTATTATCTATTTTTAAATTAAACGGATATTCAAATTTATCAGGGATTGATCCCTCGCCGTCATGCGTGAGAAGTGCAAAAGAATTATATGACATTGAAGCATCAGTTAGTGATATTTCTAATTTCAATACCAGCGGAAAATATGATTTGATTATTTTATCCGCTGTTTTAGAACATTTAGTTGATTTCAATGATTCAATGCAGAAAATCCGGGCGTTATTAAAAGATAATGGATTATTATTTATTGAAGTTCCTGATGCAGAAAGGTTTTATTTATATATATCAGCACCTTTTCAGCAATTCAGTATTGAACATATTAATTATTTTTCACAATATTCCCTAAAAAAATTTTTATCCAATTTCTCTTTTAAAATAATAGAAATAAAGCAGAATGAAAGTAAAATAAATTTAACTGTGGAACCCGATATTTTCGTTTTATCGGAGAAGATTAATAATGGAAAAAATAAAGCCGGGAGGGATAGTATTTCTGAAGTAAATATTAAAAAGTATATAAATCAATCTTCCAACATTGATTTAGAAATAAGGGGAATCATTAATGAAAAGCTGTTAAACAAGAGCAAAATAATTGTATGGGGGGTAGGGACTCATACTCAAAGGCTTATCGGTTCCGGATTGGAGCTTTCAAAAATATTATTTTTTGTCGATTCAAATGTTAGATATATCGGTAAAAAACTGAAAGGAATAGAAATAAAATCCCCGGGCGATATTCAGGAAGAAAATGCCCCGATATTAATTTCGACTTTTTCTTACCAGCAGGAAATTGAGCATCAAATCAGGGAAGTTTTAAAATTAAAAAATGAAATCATAAAAATATATTGA